The Catenulispora sp. MAP5-51 genome has a window encoding:
- a CDS encoding Lrp/AsnC family transcriptional regulator produces MITAIVLIKTDVDAIPEVAEKISQLPGVSEVYSVTGEYDLIAMVRVREHEQLADVIPGGVNKVAGVSHTVTHVSFRTYSALDLEAAFSLGLD; encoded by the coding sequence GTGATCACTGCCATCGTCCTCATCAAGACCGACGTCGACGCCATCCCGGAGGTCGCCGAGAAGATCTCCCAGCTGCCCGGCGTCAGCGAGGTGTACTCGGTCACCGGGGAGTACGACCTGATCGCCATGGTCCGGGTCCGCGAGCACGAGCAGCTCGCCGACGTGATCCCGGGCGGTGTGAACAAGGTGGCCGGGGTCAGCCACACGGTCACGCACGTGTCGTTCCGGACCTACAGCGCGCTGGACCTCGAGGCGGCGTTCTCGTTGGGCCTGGACTGA
- a CDS encoding DivIVA domain-containing protein, whose product MPLTPEDVHNKQFTTVRLREGYDEEEVDAFLDEVEAELTRLIRENEELRAKLAAATRAAASAAAAPVPMRREPTPIPAPAPPQPALPAPLPAPLPVPQAPQFQAPGGDSAARVLALAQQTADQAIAEARNEANKIVGEARGRADGLEREARGKADALERDAQEKHRVAMGSLETARAALERKVDDLRAFEREYRQRLKSYLDGQMRQLEASGGDDMASSMGSRSQLSPTGLSAPPPAPSAPPMPMQASLPPGMSPAPSPVGAGMNGGGMGSTGSFQSGGNTGSYQSAGNTGSYQSAGNSGSFQSAGNNGSNAAALTQTMAPIRPQMPAPPMGGGQQPPFMGSGNGLGQPPVPSQPSPMRGFLIDEDPDA is encoded by the coding sequence ATGCCGTTGACTCCCGAGGATGTCCACAACAAGCAGTTCACGACCGTACGCCTGCGTGAGGGCTACGACGAGGAAGAGGTGGACGCCTTCCTCGACGAGGTCGAGGCTGAGCTGACCCGCCTGATCCGCGAGAACGAGGAGCTGCGGGCCAAGCTGGCCGCCGCGACCCGGGCCGCGGCCAGCGCGGCGGCCGCCCCGGTGCCGATGCGGCGGGAGCCGACCCCGATACCCGCGCCCGCGCCTCCGCAGCCGGCGCTTCCGGCTCCGCTGCCCGCGCCGCTCCCGGTGCCGCAGGCGCCGCAGTTCCAGGCCCCCGGCGGCGACTCGGCCGCCCGCGTGCTGGCCCTGGCCCAGCAGACCGCCGACCAGGCGATCGCCGAGGCCCGCAACGAGGCCAACAAGATCGTCGGCGAGGCCCGCGGCCGGGCCGACGGCCTGGAGCGCGAGGCCCGCGGCAAGGCCGACGCCCTGGAGCGGGACGCGCAGGAGAAGCACCGCGTGGCGATGGGCTCGCTGGAGACCGCCCGCGCCGCCCTGGAGCGCAAGGTCGACGACCTGCGCGCCTTCGAGCGCGAGTACCGCCAGCGCCTGAAGTCCTACCTGGACGGCCAGATGCGCCAGCTCGAGGCCTCCGGCGGCGACGACATGGCCTCCTCGATGGGCTCGCGTTCGCAGCTGAGCCCGACCGGCCTGTCCGCGCCGCCGCCGGCCCCCTCGGCCCCGCCGATGCCGATGCAGGCCTCGCTGCCCCCGGGCATGTCGCCGGCGCCGTCCCCGGTCGGTGCCGGTATGAACGGCGGCGGAATGGGCTCCACCGGCTCCTTCCAGAGCGGCGGCAACACCGGGTCCTACCAGAGCGCCGGCAACACCGGGTCCTACCAGTCCGCCGGCAACTCCGGGTCCTTCCAGTCCGCCGGCAACAACGGCTCCAACGCCGCGGCTCTGACCCAGACCATGGCGCCGATCCGGCCGCAGATGCCGGCCCCGCCGATGGGCGGCGGGCAGCAGCCGCCGTTCATGGGTTCGGGCAACGGCCTGGGCCAGCCCCCGGTCCCGTCCCAGCCCTCGCCGATGCGCGGCTTCCTCATCGACGAGGACCCCGACGCCTGA